The DNA sequence agcacataaacctgttgtaagtatagtaacaagtcctatttgcaatctcggaacacccaataagaggacggtatgcgactggtctaaactgagtggcatgttcaccaatgccaggagcctggcggataaGATGGGAAAACTAGAGATagtgttgtatgaggaggatttcgattttgtgggaatttcagagacttggttcaacagctctcatgattggcttggCAGCCAtttaagggtattccctttattacagagatagagagggtaaaaaaagggaaggggtatacctgtatataaagaataatgtacaagtgaatgtgagagagctagggaggaggtggaatccttatggatagagctccaaagggatgaaactaaggggaaagtaatactgggagtatgctataggccccctacctTGAGGTAGGGGGCCCCCTCCCAACATTTTACTTGGGAGGTATGCACTTAGTTGTTACTGTTCACTATCTCAGGAGTGAGCTATTTCtcttgattcaaaccccctcacatgctctttctcctctgatgcagtagctctgagcagTAACAGCTGGGACTGTCTTGGTAACATCCCAGGAGATTTCCAGTCAGGCTCCAGGAGAGGCTGGGCTGCATGACTGATTGCTCCGGACGTCCGGCTTCAGTGGTAACTGGACAATTCACAGAGGGACCACAAGAGACCATTCACTAAGACCACCTCTGATGTTCCTTAATGCCTGTTACCCCCGTAGGGGTAtgggaagctggtgagtggggaaccataggggagcacagaagtcaccggttgATTTGAGCAAAAGAGTCACCACCAGTTTGAACTGCATATAGCAAAACCTTTTTGCACAAAAACCTGGTTGCAATCgcatttttatttctgaaaaactcTTGTTTTCAATTTTTCAGCgtttaatgtatatttttttttcactatttttttttggattatccTCTGGACTTTGATTAATGTTATGTTTATCATATTGGATTTGATATGTTACACatgtggcacagattggcacaccAATGCTTTTATGTTTAATACAATTGAGTGGTATCACTGaattttatatgttatgttgtagtatttttattttttatttgttatagcTATCACTTATAGTGCATCACAGTGGATGTTTTGCACCTAGTTTACACATTCATTTCACTTaaatagggagcgccattcaccccattgtTCATTCACTTTACATTTATTAGCCCTTCAGGGGGCTTATTAGGGGAGGCCGCATACCTTCTTTTCTCTCCTAAGCGCGGAGCTTCGCTATTGTATTATATCTCTTGTATAATACATATACAAGACATTTTACAttgtaaaatgtctgcagtctctgaccatctcttgtatcatgtctgcagtctctgaccatctcttgtatcatgtcaacagtctctgaccatctcttgtattatgtctgcagtctctgacgatctcctgtattatgtctgcagtctctgacgatctcctgtattatgtctgcagtctctgaccatctcctgtactgtgtctgcagtctctgaccatctcctgtactgcgtctgcagtctctgaccgtttcctgtagtatgattgcagtctctgaccgtctcttgtatcatgtctacagtctctgaccatctcttgtatcatgtctgtagtctctgaccatctcctgtattatatctgcagtctctgaccatctcctgtactatgtctgcagtctctgaccgtctcttgtatcatgtctgcagtctctgaccatctcctgtattatttttgcagtctctgaccatctcctgtattatttttgcagtctctgaccatcttcttctgtactatatctgcagtctctgacagtctcttgtatcatgtctgtagtctctgaccatcttctgtactatgtctgcagtctctgaccatctcttttatcatgtctgcagtctctgaccatctcctgtatcatgtctgggggctctttctaacagtcTCTCTAACAgtagccctctctgtgtgcatcagagagaccccacTCTAGGTCTCATTAGTCTACgatcttcctgtattttctttattgttaaaagatcatgggaggatcccaggataatgaagacttcttaggggagcatctctgtgtttgagtcgttgccatagaaacatttgtagaggggaggagttggtaagatgaccatgcccatgtgggggcgccacaaatatttctgcacccaagcgtctgtgaccctaggatctgcCCTGCTGATACCAGACTAGGAGGGAGGGAAAATCTATAACAGGAACACAGAAAAATCTGAGCGAGGTTCTAGCCTTCCTCTACTAAAGAAATGTAATTGTATTCTGTCTACGGTCACGTTGAATAGTTCCCCTCACTTCTTCTCTGGGGAAATGTTCTCAgccggacaggaagtgatgggaaaggaAAGAATAGTGTTCTGTATTTGTACCTGCAACAATCAGCCTTGTAAATTGTTTGCTTTTCAGTGTTGCTCTTGCGGTAGAGATGACACAGCAATAACTTCTCTCATTATTTACATGAAGATTATGAATGTGCAGGGAGATGTCTTGAGTAAAATTGACCAAAGAGTACCGACCATATTGACGTGCGTTACTCCATTCATGTATGGGTATATGAGTACAGTGATGACGTTCTCTGTCTGCAAAATACCAGGTGACCTTTGTAATATCTGAGATGTCCTTGGAGTAATAACACGGGATGATGCCCTCTTCTCTTGAAACCGCCATCACTTCATCCAGCTGAGTGATATCTTCTGTACCTAAACAAAGAAAATGGATTAGAGGggtatgtatatgcatgtaaaGGTGTCTGAACAGAgacttttatttaaatttttgtagAAAGCAGGGTCACTCGGTTTCCTGGGAATGGTACCTGTAGAGGACAGCTGCCAGGAGGTGGGCACACCTATGGTGAGAGGGTTAAATCTGTTCACTTTCATGAAATACTTGCCATAAAAGAGGGAACATGATTAACTTACTGATGACCTATTTGTTGAAATGTTGCCCTTTTTCATGGGTTGATTCCTCCACTGCAATGGTTCCTATGATGATGTATTAGCTGGCAGGAGAAACCACACTGTGTGGTGGGGAAAAGGTATCCTGAACACCAGAAAGTGTGGAATAGATGCGGCCACTAGGGGGAAGCATAGTGGTAGTATTTCAAGAAATGGGCCACTGGGCAGGTAAGGGTATTATCCCTCCTTTTATTACAGGTATGACATTCTGTATAAGTGATCTGTGCTGACAGGATGACTCTAAAACATCGGGTTGTGAAGCATTTCCTTCGTAACCTGAGATTTGGTGGAGCCTGGGGAGAGCCAATGACATTACTGTTCCCAGTGTGCTGAGGATAGGGATGCAAATTGATCAATTGCtctgacagacagacagatagatagatagatagatagatagatagatagatagatagatagatagatagatagatagatagatagatagatagatagatagataacaatTTACCTGGAAACTGCAGAAGAGTGCTAAGTCTACTGTCCTTGAATACATTTTCATGTCTATTATCATATAGTTGGCAGCAAAATCGAGGCCCATCTGTTGGTTCCAGTCCTGTAATTTTGATATATTCTGTCCGATTCCTGTTCGGATCCTTCTCTCTATAGAGTCTTCCCTTATATTTCTCTGTAACATTTCCAGAAGGTGAAATGATTGTGTCCTCAGCAGCTGTAAATGAACAATATTTTTTATCTGTCTCCCGCCATATGACCCGTACATCTTCATCTGGTTTCTCAGGGTCGGAGTATGAACATGGAATGGTAACAGATCCTCCAGACTGCACTGTACGGGTTGTCATCTGATGAACACACCCGGGAGATCCTGTGATCCCTAAAATTAGCAAACACAATGAGATTTAATATCAGTACATTACAAAGgggtgtcaatttttttttcagtgatttctTAGACCTCCTAAACGAGATCAGTTCAATTTAAATGATATTATTAATGTTAAAGTATTGAATCCTATATAGGGGAAGTTCACATTTGCTCACTAAGTACTCAGGCACTGCTTTGCGTTGGGGCAGTGTGCCCGTCCCTGTACGCAGTGTAACAGAGCCGCATGTTTGCTACCATTACCCCCCccttcactggttgttaaggatgctgtcaGCTTTACAGCCAACAgtctcctagcaaccagtgacactgaCATTGGGTCTGATGGATAGTCACAGATACCTGTTGCTTtatcagatagcaagcaattgtgcggTAGTTTGAAAATGTCTCGCTAAGCTattactagacttgccaggcttcacaagtttgttgcacaattgcagcaagtccgcattacagatccagatcaactttctttgcaaacattctgcaactctgctgcaagttctggttcagttatgttgtgcaaaagtcctcccaccacagggggtcactgtggccgaattttcatgctgtagacttgcagagctcttgctgtagactcaccactgcaactttgctcttgctagagacttgccacgcaaatttgctacaaattggaaaagtgtcaactagaacttgtgcttcaagtgctctgcaagtgtacaacatgccggtgaaaatgtgcagcaaattaaCAGACTTACTATTTaacactgccacacatttgtggcaagtaATCCTTGCAGTCTGGGTTGCGACTGACAGCAGGCAATTGGTAGATTCTATACCCAATAGCAGGCTGTCTATTGGTTAAGGAtctgcccactgcctgctgtcaatcacaaggtaAGTAGACCTGATAAGGTACTAGTGTCTGATTCCCATCAGGCTTCACCCCCCAGTTATAAAACTCCCTGCTGCTGCACTCTCTACATGACAGCTGCAGCGGTGGGGGAGCTCATTAGCACCAAGGACAGAGTCTACCACAGGTACATAAATCTGTCACCTGCACCAACATTTACCAAAgggtttctatgcattaagataaaaagccttctgtgtgcagcagctcctttcagcccccctaatacttacctggggtCCATCTagttccagcaatgtccatgaatgtctcagcCTTCCGAGATTCTCATTCCAGATTtgtgaaaaaaacattcccctgcgCTAAAGATACTGATTAGTGATTAGGCCTACCGCTGCTGTACATGACATAAGTCAAAACATGGAAAAAAGGGTATAAATACCACAGTGCTGACAGCCTGAATATATACAATAACATGCAACTGTAGTGCATAGAAAATTAAAtgcaaaatgtatccaaaaaatatatcaaagatgtagccagtgaaagcttaaccacttacggaccgcccgctgcaggaatacgtcgctactttgaagaggaataccattgttatggtagcagctagctaccataaccccggtaccctcttcttcagtgagcgttccacttcaagataaaagtggtctctccgGTGCCCTCTTCCGCTTACCGaggccgtcggcagcagcggaggcgatctgGTCCTGTCCCTGGCTGGGTATTGGGAAGAGTGAGGGGacgatggcccccacccagctccatatcactgcagggcggaagtgacgtcaaaacatcacttccgccccaattctctttttttttttattgcattttagtgtaaatatgagatctgaggtctttttgaccccagatctcatatttaagaggacctgtcatgcttttttctattacaagggatgtttacattccttgtaataggaataaaagcgacccaattttttttttttaaaacagtataaaaataaaaaaatgaaagtaaaataaataagaaaaattttatttttttaaacgcgccctgtcccgccgagctcgcgctcagaagcaacGCAtaagtgagcagcgcccgcatatgaaaatggtgttcaaaccacacatgtgaggtatggctgcgattggtagagcgagtgcaataattctagtcctagacctcctttgtaacgcaAAActtgcaaccggtagaattttttcaatGTCGCCTGtggagacttttaagggtaaaagtttgtagccattccacgagcgggcgcaactttgaagcgtgacatgtcgggtatcaatttactcggcgtaacattatctttcaaactattacaaaaaaaaattgggctaactttacagttgtcttattttttaattcaaaaaagtaatttttttcccaaaaaagtgcgcttgtaagaccgctgtgcaaatacgtgcaaatagtgtgacaaaaagtattgtaacaaccaacattttattctctagggtgttagaaaaaaaaaaaaaatatatatatatatatatatatatatatatatatatatatatatatatatatatatatatatcatgtttgggggttctaagtaattttctagtaaaaaaaaaacagtttttaacttgtaaacgccaaatctcagaaagaggttcggtccttaagtggttaaaaaaacacgaGAAAATATGTAGAAACTTCTGGTTGGAAGGTTCCTTTCACAGGTCCtgctgtgctagaaatagtgcaaatcaatattaaGCATGTGGCCAGTGAAAGTCCAAAAGAGACATGCATATAAACACAAGTTCCTTTCCCAAGTTCCTTTCAAAAGTGCtgctgtgcttaaaaaaaaaaaccatatgatgctgtaaacaggtgcatacaggatccaccccccccccccccccttaaggttTAACTCACCAgatccacccaccccccccccccctccccctagggttgccaccttttcttcaagccaaacctgaacacttttgcGGGACAgggcaattttttatgtttttttgttttgttttttttacagtaaacactataggattataaaagacctgggacacatttgggtgccccaaggaaagtagtaatgtagcgcacagagcgtgccagtgggtgtggccaaattgctcttgctgacatcatcaccccacccttcagtgatgccaaacctgcccccaaagAGCCACCCAcagtggcaacagatttgtgtatgactatctcggttacttggacAGCCACCGCCCGGTCTgtataatgtg is a window from the Aquarana catesbeiana isolate 2022-GZ linkage group LG03, ASM4218655v1, whole genome shotgun sequence genome containing:
- the LOC141133513 gene encoding uncharacterized protein, translated to MRLFIVISLYFLGITGSPGCVHQMTTRTVQSGGSVTIPCSYSDPEKPDEDVRVIWRETDKKYCSFTAAEDTIISPSGNVTEKYKGRLYREKDPNRNRTEYIKITGLEPTDGPRFCCQLYDNRHENVFKDSRLSTLLQFPGTEDITQLDEVMAVSREEGIIPCYYSKDISDITKVTWYFADRERHHCTHIPIHEWSNARQYGRYSLVNFTQDISLHIHNLHVNNERSYCCVISTARATLKSKQFTRLIVAEYQSSFNLPTKEISLQKGHSVTLTCSYTLPSDRYTERDVVRVNVYWRVGNITGPYAYHPYRDMVHSTYRHRTSITGMTNLMIMDVMKADNTSFHCFVVVKRCAGKYQYEDDIQYGGGTRLIIKEYFTEPSEPPPIPSFGQEYLVLAAYVAVKFFIAVILVVLGCVYGRAKNTKRST